A stretch of the Halomonas sp. CH40 genome encodes the following:
- a CDS encoding exopolyphosphatase — MASPDAPQTYRLVTRSDFDGLVCGALLTHLNLIDDIKFVHPKDMQDGIIDISERDITTNLPYVPGCHLAFDHHLSETVRNSERADNHIIDPDAPSAARVVFDYYGGFDAFPARWEDMMAAVDKGDAAQFNQEEILDPQGWVLLNFIMDARTGLGRFREFRISNYQLMMKLIDYCREHSIDEILALDDVRERVELYRDHEEKAKQQIQRCARVHGNLVVLDLRDEETIYATNRFVIYALYPECNISIHVMWGLKQQNTVLAIGKSILDRSSNTNVGELCLDYGGGGHLNAGTCQIDNDKAEETLNAIIKRINADG; from the coding sequence ATGGCTTCTCCCGATGCTCCACAAACCTATCGCCTGGTCACCCGTAGCGATTTTGATGGCCTTGTATGTGGCGCCCTGCTGACACACCTGAACCTGATCGACGATATCAAGTTTGTCCATCCCAAGGATATGCAGGATGGCATCATTGACATCAGTGAGCGGGATATCACCACCAACCTGCCCTATGTGCCCGGCTGCCATCTGGCCTTTGATCACCATCTGAGCGAAACCGTACGCAACAGCGAGCGCGCCGATAACCATATTATTGACCCGGATGCGCCCTCTGCAGCCAGGGTAGTGTTCGACTATTACGGAGGGTTCGATGCCTTTCCGGCCCGTTGGGAAGACATGATGGCAGCCGTCGATAAAGGCGACGCGGCTCAGTTCAACCAAGAGGAGATTCTTGACCCTCAAGGCTGGGTGCTGCTGAACTTCATCATGGATGCGCGGACTGGCCTGGGGCGTTTCCGTGAATTCCGGATCTCCAACTATCAGCTGATGATGAAGCTGATCGACTACTGCCGGGAGCACTCTATTGATGAGATTCTGGCCCTGGACGATGTGCGCGAACGCGTCGAGCTATACCGCGATCACGAGGAAAAAGCCAAGCAGCAGATTCAGCGCTGCGCCAGGGTACACGGCAATCTGGTGGTGCTCGACCTGCGCGATGAAGAGACTATCTACGCCACCAACCGCTTTGTGATCTACGCGCTTTACCCCGAGTGCAATATTTCCATCCACGTCATGTGGGGGCTCAAGCAGCAGAACACCGTCCTGGCTATCGGTAAATCGATCCTTGACCGCTCCAGCAATACCAATGTCGGTGAGCTGTGCCTTGATTACGGCGGCGGCGGTCACCTTAACGCCGGCACCTGCCAGATCGACAACGACAAGGCGGAAGAAACCCTCAACGCCATTATCAAACGCATTAACGCCGATGGCTAA